A window from Borrelia sp. P9F1 encodes these proteins:
- a CDS encoding ABC transporter permease, translating into MIHPNIKELTKIAYTIFINSTNKKALIGSGISLSLVMIPLIIVYYMSNNIMNSTINKYIESEGFSLQIEHNETQKDELLKERLEKFKKEYQHNTLRYFFERRTYGIIGNLKKQGVLIRAVDFRFIDENKHIKLVDGKKSLKQDEILISKQIKEKLNLNINEPIYVVVPNSKNQRTLPRVKRFNISGIVETGLKEIDKNLVFISLQDSYIMAEKFSKGILGLSLDFATKEKVGALREILAKEFPEYKVKTFYELYFNKYMNLETSKKLLLFIMAFIVIFASINISSSLCMLILENKKKIAIFKSIGMSNLSLKIIFILIAFVLSLISCIIGIIIGNYITINIEYLINTIDIITNMTSKLAFGVENTELLSSEYNISEFNVQISIEFSLIILISYTLLSIATTLIPLNIISKLKEKEILR; encoded by the coding sequence ATGATACATCCAAATATTAAAGAACTCACAAAAATAGCATATACAATCTTTATAAATTCAACAAACAAAAAGGCACTAATTGGTTCTGGGATATCTTTAAGTTTAGTAATGATTCCCTTAATCATCGTTTATTACATGTCAAATAACATCATGAACTCAACAATAAACAAATACATTGAGAGTGAAGGGTTCTCTCTACAAATTGAACATAATGAAACTCAAAAAGATGAACTTCTTAAAGAAAGATTAGAAAAATTTAAAAAAGAATATCAGCATAATACATTAAGATACTTTTTTGAAAGAAGAACTTATGGAATAATTGGGAATCTAAAAAAACAAGGAGTCTTAATACGAGCAGTAGACTTCAGATTCATTGATGAGAATAAGCATATAAAATTAGTAGATGGAAAGAAAAGTTTAAAACAGGATGAAATACTAATATCGAAACAAATCAAAGAGAAACTTAATCTGAATATAAACGAACCTATCTACGTAGTAGTACCCAATAGTAAGAATCAAAGAACATTACCTAGAGTAAAGCGGTTTAATATATCTGGTATCGTTGAAACAGGACTAAAAGAAATTGACAAAAACTTAGTTTTTATCTCGCTACAAGATTCATACATAATGGCAGAGAAATTTTCTAAAGGCATCCTCGGACTTTCCCTCGATTTCGCTACCAAAGAAAAAGTTGGTGCCTTAAGGGAAATACTTGCAAAAGAATTTCCAGAATATAAGGTCAAGACATTTTACGAGCTTTACTTTAATAAATACATGAATCTAGAAACCAGCAAAAAATTATTATTGTTTATAATGGCATTTATTGTGATATTTGCAAGTATCAATATATCCTCATCCCTTTGTATGTTAATACTTGAAAATAAAAAGAAAATTGCAATATTTAAATCAATTGGAATGAGTAATTTAAGTCTTAAAATAATATTTATATTAATAGCATTCGTTTTAAGCCTTATATCTTGCATCATAGGTATAATCATTGGAAACTATATAACGATTAATATCGAATATCTAATCAATACGATAGATATAATTACTAATATGACTTCAAAACTAGCATTTGGAGTTGAAAATACAGAACTCTTAAGCTCAGAATACAACATCTCTGAATTTAACGTTCAGATAAGCATAGAGTTTAGCCTAATTATCCTAATATCCTACACGCTATTAAGTATTGCAACGACACTTATTCCCTTAAACATTATTTCAAAGCTTAAAGAAAAAGAAATCCTGAGATAA
- a CDS encoding cysteine desulfurase: MGLSPIGNTNEKAKILRKDFPILNKTINNKKIIYFDNAATSQKPQNVILSEVEYYENYNANVHRSGHALAIQSSLKIEETRKIVKKFINAESSENVIFNSGTTDGINTIANSLLFSKILKKDDEIIVTTLEHNSNLLPWINIAKYLNLKIKLAKFNEMGIIPPLEIKSLITDKTKIITISGISNMLGTTQDLEEIGKIARENKIIFFVDAAQMAPHTEIDVRKINCDFLVFSGHKMLAPTGIGVLYISNKMINKLNSSKLGGNTIEDIFIENEEISFKPLHSPNKFESGTPNIAGIIGLGKAIEYINNISMKFIKEHDGGLVKYCVERLKEIDEVEFLLNQDIKRRAIISFTVKDIHSHDIETYLDTMGIAIRSGRICSYLAFISENIKKNHLLRMSFYFYNTKEEIDTFIFSLKRTIKAFS, encoded by the coding sequence ATGGGACTTAGTCCAATAGGCAATACAAACGAAAAAGCTAAAATTCTGAGGAAAGATTTTCCAATTTTAAATAAAACTATAAACAATAAAAAAATTATCTACTTCGATAATGCTGCTACTTCTCAGAAACCACAAAATGTAATTTTATCTGAAGTTGAGTATTACGAGAATTATAACGCAAATGTGCATAGAAGTGGACATGCACTTGCAATTCAATCCAGTTTAAAAATAGAAGAGACAAGAAAAATTGTAAAAAAATTTATTAACGCAGAATCTAGTGAAAATGTAATATTTAATTCTGGAACAACAGATGGAATAAACACAATAGCAAATTCATTGCTTTTTTCAAAAATTTTAAAAAAAGACGATGAAATCATTGTAACAACTCTAGAGCACAACAGCAATTTACTCCCTTGGATTAATATCGCCAAATATTTAAATCTAAAAATCAAACTTGCAAAGTTTAATGAAATGGGCATAATTCCACCTTTGGAAATAAAAAGCTTAATTACAGATAAAACTAAAATTATTACTATATCGGGTATAAGCAATATGCTGGGTACTACTCAAGATCTAGAAGAGATTGGGAAAATTGCTAGAGAAAACAAAATTATCTTTTTTGTAGATGCAGCTCAAATGGCACCCCACACAGAAATAGATGTACGTAAAATAAACTGTGATTTTTTAGTATTTTCAGGACACAAAATGCTCGCCCCAACAGGAATAGGAGTATTGTATATATCTAATAAAATGATAAATAAACTCAATAGTTCCAAACTAGGCGGGAATACTATAGAAGATATTTTTATAGAAAATGAAGAGATTTCCTTTAAACCTCTTCATTCACCAAATAAATTCGAATCAGGAACACCCAATATTGCAGGCATCATTGGTCTTGGCAAAGCAATAGAATACATCAATAACATTTCAATGAAATTTATTAAAGAGCATGACGGAGGGCTGGTTAAATATTGTGTTGAAAGATTAAAAGAAATCGATGAAGTTGAATTTCTTCTAAATCAAGATATTAAACGAAGGGCAATAATATCATTTACAGTAAAAGATATCCATTCACATGATATTGAAACATATCTTGATACAATGGGCATTGCAATCCGATCCGGAAGGATTTGTTCCTACCTTGCATTCATCTCAGAAAACATAAAAAAAAATCATCTCCTAAGAATGAGTTTCTATTTTTATAACACAAAAGAAGAAATTGACACCTTTATATTTTCTCTGAAAAGGACAATAAAAGCATTTAGCTAG
- a CDS encoding iron-sulfur cluster assembly scaffold protein yields the protein MLSEKVKKELIRLSRISKYTFKTNENQDLVYQSKCGDQIAFQINMKNNKIKLRYNASGCIILLASAHTLTRICNNKPREKILEIITKAIDKNFEKLEEIDSSLKTFTSFIHTNRQDCFILPYRALNESLNTIK from the coding sequence ATGCTATCAGAAAAAGTAAAAAAAGAACTAATAAGGCTTAGCAGAATAAGCAAATACACATTTAAAACAAATGAAAATCAAGATTTAGTATATCAATCCAAGTGCGGCGATCAAATAGCTTTTCAAATAAACATGAAGAACAATAAAATCAAATTAAGATACAATGCATCTGGGTGCATAATTCTCCTTGCAAGCGCTCATACACTAACTAGAATATGCAATAACAAACCCAGAGAAAAAATATTAGAGATCATAACAAAAGCAATTGATAAAAATTTTGAAAAGTTAGAAGAAATTGACTCAAGTCTTAAAACTTTTACAAGTTTCATACATACAAATAGACAAGATTGCTTCATACTACCTTATAGAGCCCTAAATGAAAGCCTAAACACAATTAAATAA
- a CDS encoding YifB family Mg chelatase-like AAA ATPase yields MKIYSHSSIGYDGELIEIEIDIRKGIPGIDIVGLAGSEIKESRERVKAAIKNSEFSFPKDRILINLAPAGIKKIGTAIDLSIATSIITINANKNNSLEILILGELQLDGKIRAIKGVLPAISLAKEKGIKCIIIPFDNIKEGLLLDNLNIWGVKTLKETLEIIEHLNNNTFPRKQIIDTTIEDITEISEEGFEYDFNNIKGQHRIKRALEIAVAGGHNLMLFGPPGSGKTLSIKCMKSILPPLTNKELIETNRIWSVAGKLIDTKIIKQRPFRQPHHTASKEGIIGGGSNALPGEVSLAHNGILFLDEALEFQKSILQSLREPIEDKTISIVRASSRSFKYPANFQLVIATNPCPCGNLGKKDIECFCSQQEVSNYWKKLGAAMLDRIDIRVPTKPVNNEKLFQEERENSSEIRKRILKARDIQNKRYENTESIHKNSDLKPEQISIYCELDKILQDELIYILNKLNISSRATHSILKIARTISDLKEEGNISRESLLEAIEHRKSGEQLIEF; encoded by the coding sequence ATGAAAATATACTCCCACTCATCCATAGGATATGATGGCGAGCTAATTGAAATTGAAATAGACATTAGAAAAGGAATTCCGGGGATTGACATTGTTGGGCTCGCTGGAAGTGAAATTAAAGAATCAAGAGAAAGAGTAAAAGCAGCCATTAAAAATTCGGAATTTAGTTTTCCAAAAGACAGAATATTAATCAACCTTGCACCGGCAGGTATCAAGAAAATTGGAACAGCTATTGACCTCTCAATTGCAACAAGCATTATCACCATAAATGCAAATAAAAATAATAGTTTAGAAATTCTAATATTAGGAGAATTACAACTAGACGGCAAAATAAGGGCGATTAAGGGAGTATTACCCGCTATCTCACTTGCAAAGGAGAAAGGCATTAAGTGTATCATAATACCTTTCGATAACATAAAGGAAGGTCTTCTATTGGACAATCTAAATATTTGGGGAGTTAAAACCTTAAAAGAAACGCTGGAAATAATAGAACACCTAAACAATAATACATTTCCAAGAAAACAAATAATTGATACCACAATAGAAGATATCACAGAAATATCTGAAGAAGGGTTTGAATATGATTTTAACAACATAAAAGGACAGCATAGAATAAAAAGAGCACTTGAAATAGCAGTTGCAGGAGGGCACAATCTCATGCTCTTTGGCCCACCTGGTAGTGGAAAAACTCTAAGCATTAAATGCATGAAATCAATCTTACCACCGCTTACAAATAAGGAGTTGATTGAAACAAACAGAATTTGGTCAGTAGCAGGCAAGTTAATAGATACAAAAATAATAAAACAAAGACCGTTTAGGCAACCTCACCACACTGCAAGCAAAGAAGGTATAATTGGAGGGGGTTCTAATGCGTTGCCTGGAGAAGTATCGCTGGCTCACAATGGAATTTTATTCCTAGATGAAGCTTTGGAGTTTCAAAAATCAATTTTACAATCATTGCGCGAACCCATTGAAGATAAAACAATCTCAATTGTAAGGGCAAGCTCAAGATCCTTTAAGTATCCTGCAAATTTTCAATTAGTTATTGCCACAAACCCTTGTCCCTGTGGTAATCTTGGTAAAAAAGATATAGAGTGTTTCTGCTCCCAACAAGAAGTTTCAAATTACTGGAAAAAACTCGGCGCAGCAATGCTTGATAGAATTGATATTAGAGTACCAACCAAACCAGTAAACAACGAAAAATTATTCCAAGAAGAAAGGGAAAATTCAAGTGAGATAAGGAAGAGAATACTGAAGGCAAGAGACATCCAAAATAAAAGATATGAAAATACTGAAAGTATACACAAAAACTCTGATCTTAAGCCCGAGCAAATCTCTATATACTGTGAATTAGACAAAATACTACAAGATGAACTGATATACATTTTAAACAAACTTAACATATCATCAAGAGCCACCCATTCAATACTAAAAATTGCAAGAACAATCTCCGACCTAAAGGAAGAAGGAAACATTTCAAGAGAATCACTGCTAGAGGCCATTGAACACAGAAAAAGCGGTGAACAGCTTATAGAATTTTAA
- a CDS encoding L-lactate dehydrogenase: protein MLKCNKVVLVGAGGVGSSFAYALTIDNSLVHELVIIDVAKDKAKGEVMDLNHGQMFLGKNIKINFGTYQDCSDADIVVITAGLNQKVGETRLDLVSKNTKIFKEIVTSIVSSGFSGIFVIASNPVDIMTYVTMKYSGFPVHRVIGTGTILDTSRLRYFLAERFGVNTQNVHSYVMGEHGDSSFVTWDETKIAMKPLSEYMSEGKIREEELAEIHSRVVNAAYEVIKLKGSTYYAIGLGIKNIVNAIISDQNLILPISSYINGQYGGVGRGIYVGAPSVISKDGVKETLDFDISDREIEKLKASTSQLKSYIDKIEF from the coding sequence ATGCTTAAGTGTAATAAGGTGGTTCTTGTTGGGGCTGGAGGAGTTGGCTCGAGTTTTGCCTATGCTTTAACAATAGATAACTCACTTGTCCACGAGCTTGTCATTATTGATGTAGCTAAGGACAAAGCTAAGGGTGAGGTTATGGATTTAAACCATGGACAGATGTTCTTGGGGAAAAATATTAAGATAAACTTTGGGACTTATCAGGACTGTTCTGATGCCGATATTGTTGTAATTACTGCGGGTCTTAACCAAAAGGTGGGCGAGACAAGGCTTGACTTGGTAAGTAAGAATACTAAAATATTTAAAGAGATTGTTACAAGCATTGTTTCAAGTGGTTTCAGTGGTATTTTTGTAATTGCAAGTAATCCTGTCGATATTATGACTTATGTTACGATGAAGTATTCTGGGTTTCCGGTACATAGGGTTATTGGAACAGGAACGATACTTGATACTTCAAGGCTTAGATACTTTTTAGCGGAGCGTTTTGGTGTGAATACACAGAATGTACACTCGTATGTTATGGGAGAGCATGGGGATAGTTCTTTTGTTACTTGGGATGAGACCAAAATAGCTATGAAGCCTTTATCTGAGTACATGAGTGAGGGAAAAATAAGAGAAGAAGAGCTTGCTGAGATTCATAGTCGGGTTGTGAATGCTGCTTATGAAGTAATCAAGCTTAAGGGTTCCACTTATTATGCTATTGGACTTGGAATTAAAAATATTGTGAATGCGATAATCAGCGATCAAAATCTTATTCTGCCTATATCTTCATACATCAATGGTCAATACGGTGGTGTTGGTAGGGGTATTTATGTTGGAGCACCTTCTGTGATAAGCAAAGATGGTGTAAAAGAGACCCTTGACTTTGATATAAGTGACAGGGAGATTGAGAAACTTAAAGCTTCTACCAGTCAGCTTAAGAGTTATATTGATAAGATAGAATTTTAA
- the lepA gene encoding translation elongation factor 4, translating into MKKFGEFGISSYKKNFCIIAHIDHGKSTLADRFIQKAKIVSDRDFKSQMLDSMDIERERGITIKSQAVTIEYESSDGSTYELNFVDTPGHVDFSYEVSRAISSCEGAILLIDASQGIEAQTVSNFYMAFEHDLEIIPVINKIDLPSANVDFVKEQIERDLGLDSSIAVAISAKNGVGIDELLESICRYVPSPRGSVDNALKALIFDSHYDSYRGVIVHFRIFEGRIKTGDKIKFMHADRDYLVEEIGIFKILLEKRDFLEAGDVGYFIAGIKNISDVKIGDTVTLFDEPANFPLEGFKEVKPVVFSSVYPVDANQYDDLLKAMDRLKLNDASLTFEKDASAALGHGFKCGFLGLLHLEVIQERIEREFDLNVILTSPSVRYKIVPKKGDPYFIESPEQFLGNDHIEYALEPYIRSNIIVPTEFLGNVMSICLLKRGVQENLIYLDTKRVEIIYKMPLAEILFDFYDKIKSVSRGYASFDYELLGYEATDLVKLDILVNGDRVDALSQLVFRDNARAKATSICKKLKEEIARQQFKIAIQGAIGSNIIARETISPVRKDVTAKCYGGDITRKRKLLEKQKEGKKRMKMIGNVEIPQSAFLSVLKSDDK; encoded by the coding sequence CTGAAGAAGTTTGGGGAGTTTGGGATTAGTTCTTATAAGAAAAATTTTTGCATTATTGCTCATATTGATCATGGTAAATCGACCTTAGCAGATAGATTTATACAAAAGGCCAAAATAGTTTCAGATCGGGATTTTAAAAGCCAGATGCTCGATAGCATGGATATTGAAAGAGAGAGGGGTATTACGATTAAGAGTCAGGCTGTTACTATTGAGTATGAGAGTAGTGATGGAAGTACTTATGAGCTTAATTTTGTAGATACACCGGGACATGTCGATTTTTCTTATGAAGTTTCAAGGGCAATTTCATCTTGTGAGGGAGCAATTTTGCTTATTGATGCGAGCCAAGGGATAGAGGCTCAAACTGTTTCTAACTTTTATATGGCGTTTGAGCATGATCTTGAAATTATTCCTGTCATTAATAAAATAGACTTGCCGAGTGCGAATGTTGATTTTGTAAAGGAACAAATAGAGCGTGATTTAGGTCTGGACTCAAGTATTGCTGTAGCAATATCTGCAAAGAATGGGGTAGGAATTGATGAGTTGCTTGAGTCTATTTGTAGGTATGTTCCCTCGCCTAGAGGCAGTGTTGATAACGCGTTAAAGGCTTTAATTTTTGATTCACATTATGATTCTTATCGCGGTGTTATTGTTCATTTTAGAATTTTTGAGGGGCGAATCAAGACGGGCGACAAGATTAAATTTATGCATGCAGATAGAGATTATTTGGTCGAAGAGATTGGAATCTTTAAAATACTGCTCGAAAAAAGAGATTTTTTGGAAGCTGGTGATGTTGGTTATTTCATTGCGGGAATAAAAAATATATCAGATGTTAAGATTGGGGATACTGTAACTCTTTTCGACGAACCGGCAAATTTTCCTCTTGAGGGGTTTAAGGAAGTTAAGCCTGTGGTGTTTTCTTCTGTCTATCCAGTTGATGCTAATCAGTATGATGACCTTTTAAAGGCGATGGACAGGCTTAAGCTCAATGATGCATCACTCACCTTTGAAAAAGATGCTTCAGCTGCACTTGGTCATGGTTTTAAATGTGGGTTTTTGGGGTTACTGCATTTGGAGGTAATTCAGGAAAGGATTGAGCGTGAGTTTGATCTTAATGTAATCTTAACTTCTCCTTCGGTTCGTTATAAAATAGTTCCTAAAAAGGGAGATCCTTATTTTATTGAGAGTCCTGAGCAATTTTTGGGAAATGATCATATTGAATATGCTCTTGAGCCTTATATTAGGTCTAATATTATCGTTCCTACAGAGTTTTTGGGTAATGTTATGAGTATTTGTTTACTTAAGAGAGGAGTACAAGAAAACTTAATTTACCTTGATACAAAACGAGTTGAGATCATTTATAAGATGCCTCTTGCAGAAATACTTTTTGATTTTTACGATAAAATTAAATCTGTGAGTCGTGGGTATGCTTCTTTTGACTATGAACTATTGGGTTATGAGGCCACAGATTTAGTTAAATTGGATATTTTGGTCAATGGGGATAGAGTTGACGCATTGTCGCAATTAGTTTTTAGGGATAATGCAAGAGCAAAGGCTACAAGTATTTGTAAAAAATTGAAAGAAGAGATTGCAAGACAACAATTTAAAATAGCGATTCAAGGAGCCATTGGTTCAAATATTATCGCACGTGAGACAATTTCACCTGTTAGAAAAGATGTTACTGCTAAATGTTATGGTGGTGATATTACTCGCAAGAGAAAACTTTTGGAAAAGCAAAAGGAAGGTAAAAAGCGAATGAAGATGATCGGAAATGTTGAGATACCGCAAAGTGCTTTTCTTTCTGTGCTTAAGTCAGATGATAAGTAG
- a CDS encoding V-type ATP synthase subunit K (produces ATP from ADP in the presence of a proton gradient across the membrane; the K subunit is a nonenzymatic component which binds the dimeric form by interacting with the G and E subunits): MDIGLIGVNSALTVSAIGSALGMGAAGSAAIGAWKRCYVQGKPAPFLLIVFVSAPLTQIIYGYILMNTLSGIMTQVNPWLLFGAGFGGGLAISISAFAQGRAAAGACDAFAETGKGFATNLLVLGLIESVALFVMVFLMIFKF, encoded by the coding sequence ATGGATATAGGTTTAATAGGAGTAAATTCGGCTTTAACAGTATCTGCAATAGGGTCAGCCTTGGGTATGGGAGCTGCAGGTAGTGCTGCTATTGGAGCGTGGAAGAGATGTTATGTGCAGGGAAAGCCGGCGCCATTTTTGTTAATTGTTTTTGTTTCAGCTCCTTTGACTCAGATAATATATGGGTATATATTGATGAATACTTTATCGGGGATAATGACTCAAGTAAATCCTTGGTTATTATTTGGAGCGGGTTTTGGAGGCGGGCTTGCCATTTCTATTTCTGCTTTTGCACAGGGGAGAGCGGCTGCTGGTGCTTGCGATGCGTTTGCCGAGACTGGTAAGGGATTTGCGACCAATCTTTTGGTTTTAGGACTAATCGAGTCTGTTGCCCTTTTTGTAATGGTATTCTTGATGATATTTAAATTTTGA
- a CDS encoding V-type ATP synthase subunit I, giving the protein MIVKMKKVLLLTLLKYKREAIETLREVGVVHVDLYNKVSKSLEEVVETRGIFIQALSLLEDDYEIKTLKSSSENFLDIAKNIVNLGAEIKDLKDTRQELLHKKNMISPWGYFSLDLVNELRGRNVYVQFFKTQIGEYRKLLLSSEVKVALISNVKGAAYFVAINDSMQMIETAEEYKFEFDLALVENKLRIVDEILEQKLTQLALLNKYRDVLGNEIEEYNQIIEFEQVMADMRVECHDFVYITGFIPEDKQNDLKRVAGDRFVVQFADPDGGVVPTYVRRRGLARLAKPIFDVLDTIPGYKERDVSFIFMLFFFVFFGMIVGDAAYGVLFLAVGVVLSLRNFIKKKPLKPIHALIFYLSTSAIIYGSMTGTWFGSGSFVIELFPALRVFQLEYLTGGNSMQNIMFICFTIGLLQISIAHIWNFIRQIKERPYIHSISQIGWLVGIAGLYYLVLNLILGEDKFPMGGSVLNMIYIGVALVFIFQKQDGSNFFICVLRSFGGIIEQFLTTVAGFADIISYIRLFAVGLAGLAISDSFNSMSASLLKSSNIGLIIGGVVVILFGHVLNIVLSLLSVVVHGVRLNMLEFSNHLGQEWNGCSYKPFRKIKNK; this is encoded by the coding sequence ATGATTGTGAAAATGAAGAAAGTTTTACTTTTGACTTTGTTAAAATATAAGAGAGAGGCTATTGAAACTTTAAGAGAGGTGGGGGTCGTTCATGTTGATCTTTACAACAAAGTTTCAAAGTCTTTAGAAGAGGTTGTTGAAACTAGAGGAATTTTTATTCAGGCTTTATCCTTGCTTGAAGATGATTACGAGATAAAAACTTTAAAATCTTCGAGTGAGAATTTTTTAGATATTGCAAAAAATATAGTTAATTTGGGTGCTGAGATCAAAGATCTTAAAGATACGAGACAGGAGTTATTGCACAAGAAGAATATGATATCCCCTTGGGGATATTTTTCTCTTGATTTGGTAAATGAATTGAGGGGTAGAAATGTTTATGTACAATTTTTTAAGACTCAGATTGGTGAATATAGGAAATTATTGTTGTCTTCTGAGGTTAAGGTTGCTCTTATTAGTAATGTGAAAGGTGCAGCTTATTTTGTAGCTATTAATGATTCTATGCAAATGATAGAGACGGCGGAAGAGTATAAGTTTGAATTTGACCTTGCCTTGGTTGAGAATAAATTAAGGATCGTTGATGAAATTTTGGAGCAAAAATTAACTCAGTTAGCACTTTTAAATAAGTATAGGGATGTTTTAGGAAATGAAATAGAGGAATATAATCAGATTATTGAGTTTGAACAGGTTATGGCTGACATGAGGGTAGAGTGTCATGATTTTGTTTATATTACAGGATTTATTCCGGAAGATAAACAAAATGATCTTAAGAGGGTGGCTGGGGATAGATTTGTTGTGCAATTTGCAGATCCAGATGGGGGTGTTGTGCCGACTTATGTGAGAAGGAGGGGTCTAGCTAGACTTGCTAAGCCTATTTTTGATGTTTTAGATACAATTCCTGGATATAAAGAAAGGGATGTTAGTTTTATTTTCATGTTATTTTTCTTTGTATTTTTTGGAATGATAGTTGGTGATGCGGCTTATGGTGTACTGTTTTTAGCAGTAGGGGTTGTGTTGAGTTTGCGTAACTTTATAAAGAAGAAGCCGTTAAAACCCATACATGCTTTAATATTTTATTTGAGTACATCAGCGATTATATATGGATCTATGACTGGAACTTGGTTTGGGAGTGGTTCTTTTGTTATTGAGTTATTTCCTGCTTTGAGGGTTTTTCAGCTTGAATATTTAACAGGTGGCAATAGTATGCAAAATATTATGTTTATATGTTTTACAATAGGTCTTTTGCAAATATCGATAGCCCATATATGGAATTTTATCCGACAAATAAAAGAAAGGCCATATATACATTCAATCTCTCAAATTGGTTGGCTCGTTGGTATTGCTGGGCTTTATTATCTAGTTTTGAATTTGATACTTGGTGAGGATAAATTTCCTATGGGAGGTAGTGTTTTAAACATGATATATATTGGAGTTGCTCTTGTTTTTATTTTTCAGAAACAGGATGGTTCAAACTTTTTTATATGTGTGTTGAGGAGCTTTGGGGGGATCATAGAACAATTTTTGACTACGGTAGCAGGGTTTGCGGACATAATATCTTACATTAGGCTTTTCGCTGTTGGGCTTGCCGGACTTGCAATTTCTGACAGTTTTAATAGTATGTCGGCATCTTTATTAAAATCATCTAATATTGGTCTTATAATAGGTGGCGTTGTTGTAATACTGTTTGGACATGTTTTAAACATAGTTTTATCTTTATTATCCGTTGTTGTTCATGGAGTAAGACTTAATATGCTTGAATTTTCAAACCATTTGGGTCAAGAGTGGAATGGATGTTCTTATAAGCCCTTTAGAAAAATAAAAAATAAATAA
- a CDS encoding V-type ATP synthase subunit D has protein sequence MAKVKLTKNELKKQKDSLKMFNRYLPTLQLKKQQLHLEIIKIEGIKRELELEKDRVRESIGSWVSLFGEEFPFKDWIQVKRVVRGLANVAGISIPVFNSVEYWDIKHDLLSTPYWVDRGIEVIKSVVQIEAELGVLSEQVRLLEKELNTTSQRVNLFEKVMIPVARINIKKINVYLGDQQTAAVVRGKMAKASLIDRG, from the coding sequence ATGGCTAAAGTTAAGTTAACCAAGAATGAACTTAAGAAGCAGAAAGATAGTCTTAAGATGTTTAATAGATACTTGCCTACGTTGCAGCTTAAGAAACAACAACTTCATTTGGAAATTATAAAGATCGAGGGGATTAAGAGAGAGCTTGAGCTTGAGAAAGATAGAGTAAGGGAGAGTATTGGTTCTTGGGTTTCTTTGTTTGGTGAAGAGTTTCCTTTCAAGGATTGGATTCAGGTTAAGAGAGTAGTTAGAGGGCTTGCAAATGTTGCAGGCATTTCTATTCCTGTTTTTAATTCTGTTGAGTATTGGGATATTAAACATGACCTTTTATCTACCCCTTATTGGGTAGATAGAGGGATAGAAGTTATTAAGAGTGTAGTTCAGATAGAAGCGGAGCTTGGGGTTTTAAGCGAACAGGTCAGGTTGTTAGAAAAAGAGCTTAATACTACTTCTCAGAGGGTAAATCTATTTGAGAAGGTTATGATACCTGTTGCTAGAATCAATATAAAGAAGATTAATGTGTATCTTGGAGATCAGCAAACAGCGGCTGTTGTAAGAGGGAAGATGGCCAAAGCTAGCTTGATTGATAGGGGATAG